The following coding sequences are from one Devosia neptuniae window:
- a CDS encoding response regulator: MARILVAEDDPSVRAFVVSALTMKGHEVVAEEDGGLAAETADEEQGRFDLLLSDIKMPIMDGIALALHVAAKYPQMIIVLMTGFADQRERAHGLDALIYDVIVKPFTLADLLAKIDDALVGKPVEVVSLGRRALEQ; encoded by the coding sequence ATGGCCCGCATTCTTGTTGCTGAAGATGATCCGTCCGTGCGCGCCTTCGTGGTCAGCGCATTGACCATGAAGGGCCACGAGGTGGTGGCCGAAGAAGATGGCGGCCTGGCCGCCGAAACGGCGGATGAAGAACAGGGGCGGTTCGACCTGCTGCTGAGTGACATCAAGATGCCGATCATGGATGGCATTGCGCTGGCGCTGCATGTGGCGGCGAAATACCCCCAGATGATCATCGTGCTGATGACCGGCTTTGCCGACCAGCGCGAGCGCGCCCATGGGCTGGATGCGTTGATTTATGACGTCATCGTCAAGCCGTTCACGCTGGCCGATCTATTGGCCAAGATCGATGATGCCCTGGTGGGCAAGCCAGTCGAAGTGGTGTCGCTGGGCCGGCGGGCACTGGAGCAGTAA
- a CDS encoding winged helix DNA-binding domain-containing protein encodes MPETLSDRQLNRATLARQWMLARADIAIPDALTFLLGLQAQTTNTPYIALWNRIAGFTHGALTAVITDKTLLRATTMRTTLHLHTVPDMRSIRPLMQPVLDRTFSSVAKSRAINADRLAVNRQGVAIIDEAPMTAGELGRRLLEHFPASDPLVLAQVVQGAETLIQIPPTRIWGHGGAPLLMRIEKWIGQGLSAPIPLPQLVLRYLAAYGPASVKDMQTWCGLTRLAPAFDSVREHLVEFRGEDGRVLYDLPNAPRPDPDTPAPVRFLPDYDNVFLGFADRSRLQPPHARERMVVVNGYVAIFTIDGFIAGNWTVNRTKDRLTIDLAPFRKLSKAEQADIEAEAHAMGAFLADGMAKVAVEWRPLVG; translated from the coding sequence ATGCCCGAGACCCTTTCTGACCGCCAGCTCAACCGCGCCACGCTCGCCCGGCAATGGATGCTGGCCCGCGCCGATATCGCTATTCCCGACGCCCTCACCTTCCTTTTGGGCCTACAGGCGCAAACCACCAACACGCCCTATATCGCGCTGTGGAACCGCATTGCCGGCTTCACCCATGGCGCATTGACCGCTGTTATCACCGACAAAACCCTGCTCCGCGCCACCACAATGCGCACGACGCTGCATCTGCATACCGTGCCGGATATGCGCAGCATTCGCCCGCTCATGCAGCCGGTGCTGGACCGCACTTTCAGCTCGGTCGCCAAATCGCGCGCCATCAATGCCGATCGCCTGGCCGTCAACCGCCAGGGCGTCGCCATCATCGATGAAGCCCCCATGACCGCGGGCGAACTCGGCCGGCGCCTGCTCGAACATTTCCCCGCTAGCGACCCACTGGTTCTGGCGCAGGTGGTGCAGGGCGCCGAAACGCTGATCCAGATTCCACCCACCCGTATCTGGGGCCATGGCGGCGCGCCGCTGCTGATGCGCATCGAAAAATGGATCGGCCAGGGCCTGTCCGCCCCCATCCCCCTGCCCCAACTGGTCCTGCGCTATCTCGCCGCCTATGGCCCCGCCAGCGTCAAAGATATGCAGACCTGGTGCGGCCTCACGCGCTTGGCTCCGGCTTTCGACTCGGTACGCGAACACTTGGTAGAATTCCGCGGCGAAGACGGTCGCGTCCTCTACGATCTACCCAACGCTCCGCGCCCAGACCCGGACACACCAGCGCCCGTCCGCTTCCTACCCGACTATGACAATGTCTTCCTAGGCTTTGCCGACCGCTCCCGCCTGCAACCGCCACATGCCAGGGAACGCATGGTGGTGGTCAACGGCTATGTCGCGATCTTCACCATCGACGGCTTCATCGCCGGTAATTGGACCGTAAACCGGACCAAAGACCGCCTCACAATCGACCTCGCCCCCTTCCGCAAGCTCAGCAAAGCCGAACAGGCCGATATCGAGGCCGAAGCCCACGCCATGGGCGCTTTCCTCGCTGACGGCATGGCAAAAGTCGCGGTGGAATGGCGCCCGCTTGTCGGCTGA
- the lysA gene encoding diaminopimelate decarboxylase has product MVHHFEHRDGTLFAEDVNLNALAEKVGTPFYVYSSATLRRHVRVVKAAFEGIPTLLAYAMKANSNQAVLKLMASEGAGADVVSLGELERALAAGIKPDMIVFSGVAKTVAEMRRGLEAGIKCFNVESEPELERLSMVASDMGKTARVSVRINPDVDARTHAKISTGKAENKFGIPYARALEVYRRIAELPNVVAVGVDMHIGSQITDLEPFGNAFGLMAELVKALRADGHDIKHVDVGGGLGIPYSHEEAAPPLPTAYAAVVRDKVGQLGVTLVIEPGRLLVGNAGILVTKVEYVKEGGTNFVIVDAAMNDLIRPTLYEAHHDIEPVNHSNLAPITADIVGPVCETGDYLAKARTMPGVKEGDLLAVMSAGAYGAVMASTYNSRALIPEVLVDGEKFHVIRPRKSLDELIALDSVPDWL; this is encoded by the coding sequence TTGGTCCACCATTTCGAACACCGCGACGGCACCCTTTTTGCCGAGGACGTCAATCTCAACGCGCTGGCTGAAAAGGTCGGCACGCCGTTTTACGTCTATTCATCCGCCACTCTGCGCCGCCATGTGCGCGTGGTGAAAGCCGCCTTCGAGGGCATCCCGACGCTTTTGGCCTATGCCATGAAGGCCAATTCCAATCAGGCCGTGCTCAAGCTGATGGCCTCCGAAGGCGCCGGCGCCGACGTGGTCTCGCTGGGCGAACTCGAACGCGCTCTGGCCGCTGGCATCAAGCCCGACATGATCGTCTTTTCCGGCGTCGCCAAGACCGTCGCCGAAATGCGTCGCGGCCTTGAGGCCGGCATCAAGTGCTTCAACGTGGAAAGCGAGCCCGAGCTTGAGCGCCTCTCCATGGTCGCCAGCGACATGGGCAAGACCGCTCGCGTCTCCGTCCGCATCAATCCCGATGTGGACGCGCGCACCCATGCCAAGATTTCCACCGGCAAGGCCGAGAACAAGTTCGGCATTCCCTATGCCCGCGCGCTCGAAGTCTATCGCCGCATTGCCGAGCTGCCCAATGTGGTCGCGGTTGGCGTCGATATGCATATCGGCAGCCAGATCACCGATCTTGAACCCTTCGGCAATGCCTTTGGCCTGATGGCCGAGCTGGTCAAGGCGCTGCGCGCCGACGGCCATGACATAAAGCATGTTGATGTCGGCGGCGGCCTCGGCATCCCCTATAGCCACGAAGAGGCCGCCCCGCCTTTGCCCACCGCCTATGCCGCCGTGGTGCGTGACAAGGTCGGCCAATTGGGCGTGACCCTGGTCATCGAGCCCGGACGCCTCTTGGTCGGCAATGCCGGCATTCTCGTCACCAAGGTCGAATATGTGAAGGAAGGCGGCACCAATTTCGTCATTGTCGACGCGGCAATGAACGATCTGATCCGCCCCACGCTCTACGAAGCCCATCACGATATCGAGCCCGTCAACCACTCCAATCTCGCCCCCATCACCGCCGATATTGTCGGCCCGGTCTGCGAGACGGGCGATTACCTCGCCAAGGCGCGCACCATGCCCGGCGTCAAGGAAGGCGATCTGCTCGCCGTCATGAGCGCCGGCGCCTATGGCGCGGTCATGGCTTCGACCTATAATTCGCGCGCCCTGATCCCCGAAGTGCTGGTCGATGGCGAGAAATTCCACGTCATCCGCCCGCGCAAATCGCTCGACGAGCTGATTGCCCTGGATAGCGTCCCCGATTGGCTGTGA
- a CDS encoding gamma-glutamylcyclotransferase has protein sequence MRAKIRQMRLSERHVALVQHASLSDEMPPPPEGMRAATSDDYNSTIHDLLGAQPHSGEVWFFAYGSLIWKPACDFVEMRTGVVRGWHRAFCLGWNNRFRGSDENPGLMLALDRGGACKGVLYRLPADRIDENLTKLLEREMGWLPSAFPPRWVNVQSGERSIRAITFCIDRHSGRYISGLTVEAIADVLAKAVGNRGSMAEYLFATVRHLEDMGIHDPHLWQLQNLVAERIEAAYALNR, from the coding sequence ATGCGAGCCAAAATCCGACAGATGCGCCTTTCCGAGCGTCATGTCGCCCTCGTGCAGCACGCTTCGCTTTCCGACGAAATGCCCCCGCCCCCGGAAGGGATGCGGGCGGCAACATCAGACGATTACAATTCCACCATCCACGACCTGCTGGGCGCGCAGCCCCATAGCGGGGAAGTCTGGTTCTTCGCCTATGGCTCGTTGATCTGGAAGCCAGCCTGCGACTTTGTCGAAATGCGCACCGGTGTGGTGCGCGGCTGGCACCGCGCCTTTTGCCTGGGCTGGAACAATCGCTTCCGCGGGAGCGATGAAAATCCCGGCCTCATGCTGGCGCTGGATCGCGGCGGCGCCTGCAAGGGCGTGCTCTATCGCCTGCCCGCCGACCGGATCGACGAAAACCTGACCAAGCTGCTCGAACGCGAAATGGGCTGGCTGCCCTCCGCCTTTCCCCCGCGCTGGGTCAATGTGCAAAGCGGCGAACGCAGTATCCGCGCCATCACCTTCTGCATCGACCGCCATTCGGGGCGCTATATTTCCGGCCTCACCGTCGAAGCCATTGCCGATGTGCTGGCCAAGGCGGTCGGCAATCGCGGCTCCATGGCCGAATATCTTTTCGCCACGGTACGGCATCTGGAAGATATGGGCATTCACGACCCCCATCTCTGGCAGTTGCAAAACCTGGTCGCCGAGCGGATCGAGGCCGCTTATGCGTTGAATCGATAA
- the argH gene encoding argininosuccinate lyase: MSNKMWGGRFATGPDAIMEEINASIGFDQRLFRQDIAGSIAHATMLAETGILTQEDRDAIVVGLNEVLAEIESGSFTFSRALEDIHMNVESRLREKIGDAAGRLHTARSRNDQVATDFKLYVRDTIDTLVVQVHTLQLALVTKAEDEAQTIMPGFTHLQSAQPVTFGHHLLAYVEMLGRDAGRLLDARKRLNESPLGSAALAGTPYPIDRERTAEALGFDRPTANSLDAVSDRDFILETLAAASICAMHLSRFAEEMVIWSSAQFGFVRLSDKFTTGSSIMPQKRNPDAAELVRAKIGRILGALTSLVVVMKGLPLAYSKDMQEDKEVAFDALDALSLSLAAMTGMVGDMVPNRERMRVSAAAGFSTATDIADWLVRELNIPFRDAHHITGQIVALAEQKNCGLEGLTIEDFKFIDQRIDSRIHKVLTVEASVAARQSYGGTAPANVLIQAARWKTILTGEPHDPKPLQKKKHGGHGDGGVE, from the coding sequence ATGAGCAACAAGATGTGGGGCGGCCGGTTCGCCACTGGCCCCGACGCCATCATGGAAGAAATCAACGCTTCGATCGGATTCGATCAGCGCCTCTTCCGCCAGGATATTGCCGGATCAATCGCCCATGCCACAATGCTCGCCGAGACGGGCATTCTGACGCAGGAAGATCGCGACGCCATCGTGGTCGGTCTAAATGAGGTGCTGGCGGAAATCGAGAGCGGCAGCTTCACGTTCTCGCGTGCACTTGAAGACATTCACATGAATGTCGAATCCCGCCTACGCGAAAAGATCGGCGACGCCGCCGGACGTCTGCACACCGCCCGCTCGCGCAACGACCAGGTGGCGACCGATTTCAAGCTCTATGTCCGCGACACCATCGATACGCTGGTGGTGCAGGTCCATACCCTGCAGCTCGCGCTGGTGACCAAGGCCGAAGACGAAGCCCAGACCATCATGCCCGGCTTTACCCATCTGCAAAGCGCCCAGCCGGTAACCTTTGGCCATCACCTGCTCGCCTATGTCGAAATGCTCGGCCGCGACGCCGGCCGCCTGCTCGATGCGCGCAAGCGCTTGAACGAAAGCCCGCTCGGCTCGGCCGCCCTGGCCGGCACGCCCTATCCGATCGATCGCGAACGCACGGCCGAAGCTTTGGGCTTTGACCGCCCCACCGCCAATTCGCTCGACGCCGTTTCGGACCGCGATTTCATCCTCGAAACCCTGGCTGCCGCCTCGATCTGCGCCATGCATCTCAGCCGCTTTGCGGAGGAAATGGTGATCTGGAGTTCGGCCCAGTTCGGCTTCGTGCGCCTCTCCGATAAATTCACCACCGGCAGCTCGATCATGCCGCAAAAGCGCAACCCGGATGCTGCCGAACTGGTCCGCGCCAAGATCGGCCGCATCCTGGGCGCGCTCACCTCGCTGGTCGTGGTGATGAAGGGCCTGCCGCTGGCCTATTCCAAGGATATGCAGGAGGACAAGGAAGTCGCCTTCGACGCGCTCGACGCTCTTTCCCTGTCGCTGGCCGCCATGACCGGCATGGTGGGCGACATGGTGCCCAATCGCGAACGCATGCGCGTCTCGGCCGCCGCCGGCTTTTCCACCGCCACCGACATTGCCGATTGGCTGGTGCGCGAGCTCAATATCCCCTTCCGCGATGCCCACCACATCACCGGGCAGATCGTCGCCCTGGCCGAACAGAAGAATTGCGGCCTGGAAGGCCTCACCATCGAGGACTTCAAATTCATCGACCAGCGCATCGATAGCCGCATCCATAAGGTGCTGACCGTCGAAGCCTCGGTCGCCGCCCGCCAGTCCTATGGCGGCACCGCGCCCGCCAATGTGCTGATCCAGGCTGCCCGCTGGAAGACCATTCTCACCGGTGAGCCGCATGATCCCAAGCCCCTGCAAAAGAAAAAGCATGGCGGTCATGGCGATGGCGGGGTTGAATAA
- a CDS encoding TlpA disulfide reductase family protein has product MSDNSAPHQPAPNRSRLFITLAVAGAAVAIAAWTYLGNAAGATECPVQAEAAATIDNAAKGELAALMGTGEGRGYKTMAFKDATGKDVSIADFSGKALLVNFWASWCVPCRAEMPALDAIATKYNSDAFMVLPINLDIGEGGLEKAKGFLDENQFKNLPLYADSSFAAFERLKREAVAVGLPVTLVLDENGCELAVLQGPAEWHTPDGEAVVEALVGLKS; this is encoded by the coding sequence ATGTCTGACAATAGCGCACCCCACCAACCAGCACCAAACCGCTCGCGGCTGTTCATCACGCTGGCTGTGGCGGGAGCGGCCGTAGCTATAGCGGCGTGGACCTATCTCGGCAATGCTGCCGGCGCCACGGAATGTCCGGTGCAGGCCGAGGCTGCCGCAACCATCGACAATGCCGCCAAGGGCGAGCTGGCAGCGCTGATGGGGACCGGGGAAGGACGCGGCTACAAGACCATGGCGTTCAAGGACGCTACGGGCAAGGACGTGAGCATTGCCGATTTTTCTGGCAAGGCGCTGCTGGTCAATTTCTGGGCCAGCTGGTGCGTGCCGTGCCGGGCGGAAATGCCGGCGCTTGATGCGATCGCCACCAAATACAATTCGGACGCCTTCATGGTGCTGCCGATCAATCTCGATATCGGGGAAGGTGGCCTCGAAAAGGCTAAGGGCTTCCTCGACGAAAACCAGTTCAAGAACCTGCCGCTCTATGCCGATAGCAGCTTTGCTGCCTTTGAGCGCTTGAAGCGCGAAGCGGTGGCGGTGGGCCTGCCGGTGACGCTGGTGCTGGATGAGAATGGCTGCGAGCTGGCGGTGCTGCAGGGGCCGGCAGAGTGGCACACCCCTGATGGCGAGGCTGTGGTCGAGGCGCTGGTGGGGTTGAAGAGCTAG
- a CDS encoding putative motility protein: protein MDTDLAMQMVTMQTAATRGSVQMAVLKKTHDLEATLLNTLLQSAPAAPPPGQGLRIDKQA, encoded by the coding sequence ATGGATACCGATCTGGCCATGCAAATGGTGACTATGCAGACTGCGGCAACCCGCGGGTCCGTACAGATGGCCGTGCTCAAGAAGACCCACGACCTGGAAGCGACCCTGCTCAATACCCTGCTGCAATCCGCCCCCGCCGCGCCGCCGCCGGGTCAGGGACTCAGGATAGACAAGCAGGCCTGA
- a CDS encoding rhomboid family intramembrane serine protease: MFLPLHDTNPLRHVRFPYVTYGLMAVTIICFLFQSVLPPAAFDQATIDFGMIPIVVRNLYPQPVPWLPDWATLVTYAFLHADWLHLLSNMLFLWIFGDNIEDAMGHVRFLAFYLICAICAALAHMAFNLDANGPLIGASGAVAGVMGAYILLFPHARVFVLARIIIPIPLPVPAFWMLGFWVATQLFYVVIGSTESVAWWAHLGGFVTGIILAAGLKRREVVFWGGR; this comes from the coding sequence ATGTTCCTGCCGCTGCATGACACCAATCCTCTAAGGCATGTGCGGTTTCCCTATGTGACCTATGGGCTGATGGCCGTAACGATCATCTGCTTCCTGTTTCAGTCCGTGCTGCCGCCGGCGGCCTTCGATCAGGCGACCATCGATTTCGGCATGATCCCCATCGTCGTGCGCAATCTTTACCCCCAGCCTGTGCCCTGGCTGCCCGATTGGGCGACGTTGGTGACCTATGCGTTCCTGCATGCCGATTGGCTGCATCTGCTCAGCAACATGCTGTTCCTGTGGATTTTCGGCGACAATATCGAAGACGCCATGGGCCACGTCCGGTTCCTGGCCTTCTATCTGATCTGCGCCATCTGCGCTGCCTTGGCTCATATGGCGTTCAACCTCGACGCCAATGGCCCGCTAATCGGCGCATCCGGCGCAGTGGCTGGCGTCATGGGCGCCTATATCCTGCTCTTCCCCCATGCCCGAGTTTTCGTCCTGGCCCGCATCATCATCCCCATTCCCCTGCCCGTACCGGCGTTCTGGATGCTGGGTTTCTGGGTCGCCACCCAGCTCTTCTATGTGGTGATCGGCTCGACCGAATCGGTCGCCTGGTGGGCCCATCTGGGCGGCTTTGTCACTGGCATCATCCTGGCGGCCGGGCTCAAACGACGCGAAGTCGTGTTCTGGGGCGGCCGCTGA
- a CDS encoding cob(I)yrinic acid a,c-diamide adenosyltransferase has protein sequence MVKLNRIYTKTGDDGTTGLVRGPRRPKFDPRVEAYGTVDEANAFIGHARLQTNSMPKIDMLLSRVQNDLFDVGSDLATPGADDPAAEHPTLRVRAVQTAWLEKQIDHFNADISPLKSFVLPGGTPLASALHIARTVTRRAERLTVRLAAAEPDTNPEAVRYLNRLSDLLFVLARVANANGAKDVLWVPGNHGDVAKGD, from the coding sequence ATGGTCAAGCTCAACCGCATCTATACCAAGACCGGCGATGACGGCACGACGGGCCTCGTGCGCGGCCCCCGCCGCCCCAAATTCGATCCGCGCGTCGAGGCCTATGGTACGGTGGACGAGGCCAACGCCTTTATCGGTCACGCGCGGCTGCAAACCAATTCCATGCCCAAGATCGATATGCTGCTCTCCCGTGTGCAGAACGATCTCTTCGATGTCGGCTCGGACCTCGCCACGCCCGGCGCTGATGACCCCGCCGCCGAACACCCGACCCTGCGCGTCCGCGCCGTGCAGACGGCATGGCTGGAAAAACAGATCGACCATTTCAACGCCGATATCAGCCCGCTCAAAAGCTTTGTGCTGCCCGGCGGCACCCCACTGGCTTCGGCGCTCCATATCGCGCGCACCGTTACGCGCCGTGCCGAGCGCCTGACCGTGCGGTTGGCCGCGGCCGAACCCGATACCAATCCCGAAGCCGTGCGCTACCTCAACCGCCTCTCCGACCTGCTCTTCGTGCTGGCGCGCGTGGCCAATGCCAATGGGGCCAAGGACGTGCTATGGGTGCCCGGCAATCACGGCGACGTGGCGAAAGGCGACTGA
- a CDS encoding twin transmembrane helix small protein: protein METLLNIAIALALIFVVIVLGMGLWNMLKGGPGNTSQKLMRLRVIGQAVALVLLLGALYFFGGRG, encoded by the coding sequence ATGGAAACCCTTCTCAATATCGCCATCGCGCTCGCTTTGATCTTTGTCGTCATCGTGCTGGGCATGGGTCTGTGGAATATGCTCAAGGGCGGTCCGGGCAATACCAGCCAGAAATTGATGCGCCTGCGCGTCATCGGCCAGGCCGTGGCGCTGGTGCTGCTGCTCGGCGCGCTCTACTTCTTCGGCGGCCGGGGTTAG
- a CDS encoding LysR family transcriptional regulator, whose protein sequence is MNREPDWALWRSFSAVVANGSLSAAARELGISQPTVGRHIETLEYDLGLSLFERTLSGLKPNVAALRIYEPVAAAQASLAQAAILAEGAQAEFGGTVRITASTMVSNYVLPDLLVAIRQRYPAIALELVPTDSAENLLLREADIAIRMFRPNQLDLVTKKLGEIPMVPVAHQDYLDRRGTPKTPADLYYHDLIGLDRSDLIIAHAQKVGFPLKREQFLLRSDSQTQLWELLRAGLGVGFAQAGLVAQTLGMVALPIDLAIPPLEVWLTTHRELFTSHRIRAIYDALAEGLSVYIGITDS, encoded by the coding sequence ATGAATAGAGAACCCGATTGGGCCTTATGGCGAAGCTTTTCCGCAGTCGTCGCCAATGGCTCGCTTTCGGCTGCGGCGCGCGAGCTGGGCATCAGCCAGCCCACGGTCGGTCGTCATATCGAAACCCTCGAATATGATCTGGGCCTGTCGCTGTTCGAGCGCACCCTGAGCGGGCTCAAGCCCAATGTCGCGGCGCTGCGCATCTACGAACCCGTTGCCGCCGCCCAGGCATCACTGGCGCAGGCGGCGATCCTGGCCGAAGGCGCCCAGGCCGAATTCGGCGGCACCGTGCGCATCACCGCCAGCACGATGGTGTCCAATTACGTGTTGCCCGATTTGCTGGTCGCCATCCGCCAACGTTACCCCGCAATCGCGCTCGAACTCGTCCCCACCGATTCGGCGGAAAACCTGCTGCTGCGCGAAGCCGATATCGCTATCCGTATGTTCCGGCCCAACCAGCTCGACCTGGTCACCAAAAAGCTCGGCGAAATTCCCATGGTTCCGGTCGCCCATCAGGACTATCTGGATCGGCGCGGCACGCCAAAAACGCCGGCCGATCTCTACTACCACGATCTCATCGGGCTGGACCGCTCCGATCTCATCATCGCTCACGCGCAGAAGGTCGGCTTCCCACTCAAGCGCGAGCAATTCCTCTTGCGTTCGGATAGCCAAACCCAGCTCTGGGAATTGCTGCGCGCGGGTCTGGGCGTGGGCTTTGCCCAGGCCGGGCTGGTCGCTCAAACGCTCGGCATGGTGGCCCTGCCGATTGATCTTGCGATCCCCCCGCTCGAAGTCTGGCTCACCACGCACAGGGAATTGTTCACCAGCCACCGGATTCGTGCCATCTATGATGCGCTGGCCGAGGGGCTTTCGGTCTATATCGGCATTACGGATTCGTAG
- a CDS encoding NAD-dependent epimerase/dehydratase family protein has protein sequence MSTAKITVLGINGHIGHHAAKAFRDAGYDVTGLGRSNRMPIEGVTFVKGDAGNIAEIAAAIADADIVVNALNLPYDKWDKGRAEAQLATVIAAMGDSGKTMLFPGNVYNYAATDRHMTPGMAQHPQTPRGAIRVRQEAILAAASKAGKFQTIIIRAGDFYAPGNVGDWFDQAMLMDAKKGKVYHMADLDVGHAWAYLPDLGRAFVKVAEQRHGLGAFETFHFAGHFETHGAMLAAIQAAAPVPLRAGQLPWIVLQAMGLAMPMMREIVKMRYLWNNPMELVDPRLGAILGKDFGTPFAEAVAASTKPFFAGKAA, from the coding sequence ATGAGCACGGCAAAGATCACAGTTTTGGGCATTAACGGCCATATCGGCCACCACGCGGCCAAGGCGTTTCGGGACGCGGGCTATGACGTCACCGGCCTTGGTCGCAGCAATCGGATGCCGATCGAGGGCGTCACCTTCGTCAAGGGCGATGCGGGCAATATTGCCGAGATCGCGGCGGCGATTGCCGATGCCGACATCGTGGTGAATGCGCTCAACCTGCCCTATGACAAATGGGACAAGGGCCGTGCCGAGGCGCAGCTCGCCACTGTGATCGCCGCCATGGGCGATAGCGGCAAGACCATGCTGTTTCCGGGCAATGTCTATAATTATGCAGCGACGGACCGGCACATGACCCCCGGCATGGCCCAGCATCCGCAGACGCCGCGCGGCGCGATCCGGGTGCGGCAGGAGGCGATACTGGCGGCGGCATCCAAGGCCGGCAAGTTCCAGACTATCATCATCCGGGCTGGGGATTTCTACGCGCCGGGCAATGTTGGCGACTGGTTCGATCAGGCCATGCTGATGGATGCCAAAAAGGGCAAGGTCTATCATATGGCCGATCTGGATGTGGGCCACGCCTGGGCCTATTTGCCCGACCTAGGCCGGGCATTCGTCAAGGTGGCCGAGCAGCGGCACGGCCTTGGTGCCTTCGAGACGTTCCACTTTGCCGGGCACTTTGAAACGCATGGCGCCATGCTGGCGGCGATTCAGGCGGCGGCGCCTGTCCCGCTCAGGGCCGGGCAATTGCCCTGGATCGTGCTGCAGGCCATGGGGCTGGCGATGCCAATGATGCGCGAGATCGTCAAGATGCGCTATCTCTGGAACAATCCGATGGAATTGGTCGATCCAAGGCTGGGTGCCATTCTGGGCAAGGATTTCGGCACGCCATTTGCCGAAGCCGTGGCGGCGTCAACCAAGCCGTTCTTCGCTGGCAAGGCTGCCTAA